The genomic segment CTCCCTGCCTcaacgcgtctctccgcttcaCAGTTTTCGCTTCGGTTTGACGGCCGGCAGTGCGAAGGTTATctgccctctgtctctcctgtttcgccGCTGCAGATCGACTTGATTCCCTCTCAGGTCGCTCGGATCTGGGTCCGCCGCTTCTCGAAGGAACTACCGACTCTGCCGTTTCAAGCgaaaaagcaggaaaagGCCGCTGGCcgtctgcagctcttccAGCTCTTGCGGTGAGGCGACACACAAGCAGAAGGTGCTCAGCTTGGCAGACGTCTGCCGGTGAAAAAAAGCGTTCAACGTAGCGGAACGGTCCTCAAAACAGTTTTCACAGTGGCGGAGATTCGTAGACGCAAGCGAACATTTGAATGGAAGAAGACATCTTTGAGTGAGAGGCAATACTCAAGAAGTGAGGCGAGACACTTTGGCGCGGAGACCGACTTCGTGCCAAGAAAGAGCGAATGTTTGTCGACGCTCGAGAGGCGACAACTCAGGAGAGGAAACTCCGTCTCTTTTTGGCGCAGCTGGAACTTCGGATGGTGACGAAGAGTTGAAGGACTCCAGAGGAAGGGGGAAACCCTCTGCAAGTGAATTCGTGAAGCCTGAAAAGCCGCATGCGCAGGCATCTAGCCTGCCACCGAGTCTGCGTGTCTCCCTCGAACCGTTTCTCCCGCGgctgcgaagcagagagacaggacgtTCCTCGAGCGTCCGtcgacttctctccttttccggAGGGAGACCATCTGGAagcttttctctgtcctcacTCTGAGGAGGTGAATGCTGTCTTGTGACCTCTCTGCAGGCAGTACGTACAGCTGATGAGTGACAGAAAACATGTCTCTGTCGGCTTTATCGGCTATCCGAATGTCGGAAAAAGTTCGATTATCAATGCGCTTCGCAGCAAGCAGGTGTGTCGCGCTGCGCCAATTCCGGGAGAGGTGAGTTCGCGGCGAGTTGTGTGAACAAGATTCCTTCTCGAGAGCAGTTCACTCGACACCGCACGAAAAGGCTTGCgttctttgctctctctcccatCTCCGGCTCTGCGCAGTTTTCTCTATCAGCGCGAAAACCAGTTCTCTGCCGTGAAACATCTCTCCGCGTCCTATATGTATGtctatatacgtatatgtctgcatatatatataaatatatatatatataaatatataaatataaatatgtatacatgtatggaTGTGATTCTGCGCGTATGTCTGCTCGTGTAGGAAggtgtatgtgtgcatgtaaaGGGGAATATGTGCGTcgggagaaacacagagaagtcGTTGATTTAGCGAGAGAGCTCAGAGTCCTTTGGAATCGGGGgagtctttctcttttctgcagacTCGCGTATGGCAGTACGTCGCCCTGACGAAGCGTCTTTACCTCATCGATTGCCCGGGGATTGTTCCTGCAAGTGCTTCGATTTCTGATTCCCTTCGAGTAGGCCtatttcttttctttcttctttccgtctcgcgcgtcgcctccttcttcctgtttctcttctctccctccttggccgccttcttctctttgtcgctgtGCCCGTTCTGTTGATCATCCtttcatctctcttctctgcatctttttcgtttccttcttcgtccccCTCTACGCGTCTCGCTGACCGAGCGTTCGTCTATTGCTCCACATGCGATGGACAAGCAGCAGAGAGCTCTGCTGATGCTGCGTAGTCTAGAAAAACATATTTCTGTGTACTGGACGTATGCGTAGAAGTCTGTATCCCAGTGCTTCTATAGTGCGTCTGGTATGCAGATGCTCTAATAAAAtgtacttatatatatatatatatatatatatagatcacgtatttatgtatatgcctatatatatatatatattgcgCGTTTATCGTACATGTGATACGTCcagagctgcatgcatgcatcgcggAGGCGCTTgggcttcgccttcgtctgaGGGCGTCGTTTGGGACTTGGATTTTTCCTTGCCTTCTCGCTGTTGAttcggcgtcttcgcctcgaGCGTTtcgctcgtctctccactAGGCAAGTGCTCGTGTCAAGAGACAAGGGTGAAGCGCCTGCGATCGCTCGCGTCTTTTCAGGTCATTCGCGGAGTGGTGAGGCCAGAAAGAATTGCATGTCCAGAGGAGCATATCGACGAAGTTCTCCAGCGCGTCCAGGAGTGAGTGAAGCTgcgaggaaggaacgaaAAACAGTTCGCAGAaatggcgagagagaacgcgcagATGTGTGTGACAGAGAGTGctgcgcgagaagagagagacaaactcACAGACCTCCATAGCGTGGTGGACAGCGGTTGATTAGCAGATGTGCTTGAGAGTTGAAAGACGTCTGtagacagggagagaaacgaggcaCATGTCGACAGATACCAGGAAGCGGAGAGCGATAAGCAGATTCACAGGTCCAGACCGGAAGAGAAGTGATCaaggcacagagagagacaggccaGAGCTAGCGATATGTAGAGAAAGGCTGggatgcagaaagagagagagatccaTAGCGGTGTTCgtagagagaaggacggggAGGGGAATTGTGTGCGACAGGACCGCGTGGATACACTTGGACAGACGTACCAACAGAGCTCGAGCACAGACCTCGAATCGTAGAAGACAGCCAGATTTATAGAGATAGATGGCGACTGCTCTAGTCAGAGGCTTCTTGTGTAgatcgaggaagaggaagagagatgTGTGGGTCGAGCGGTCGCGGTGCACAGAGATACGTCCCTACTGATGCAGGTAGAGCTGGGGATATTCAAGCAGGCATtccgatgcatgcagcagtagaaggacagagacagagatgtTTTTCTGAGCAGCGAGACGGATGAGAGGGCATGGAGTTGCcactgtgtctttctcttttcagggAGAGCATTCGCGCTCGATACAGTCTGcccgacgcatgcaagtggACAGACTCTGAATCTTTTCTAGCTGTGCTGGccaagaaaaaagggaaactTCTCAAAGGCGGCGAACCGGACATCTCCACTGCGGCGAGAATAGGTAACCGGCAAGAAAGGGAatgagaagcagaaggcaagagagggaagaaagaaaacaaggaagaggacggagaagaaagagaagggtgaaaacgagaaaggagatggaaagagaggaggcgaaaggtaagacagaaaaggaaggaacagagagagaaccatATGAACATagtgaggagagaaaaaaagagaggtcATGTCAAGGAAAAACTCTACAAGTCAAGAAGAGGGCATGTCTCTCAACGTTACCGGTATTTCCGAGCTTCACATGAAGGCCGACTGTTCTGCGACGCAGAGTCGGAATTCCGTTTCCTCATCCGTAAACCAATTAAGCATGACGCTTAAGCACAAACGAAAgatgcgagaaaaagagcttcgttctctccttcttttcagtCTTGTACGACCTCCAGCGCGGTCGCCTTCCTTACTACGTCCCCCCGCCTGTCGACCCAAATGCtcccgaggaagagagcggcgacgagaacaaagggaagaagagagacagagaaaaccgagaagacgaagaagacggcgagggtggagacgaaggagaagaaggagacgaggaagaagacaatggagaggaagagtcAGCTGGACCTCCGGGAAAGAAGGAGTCGTCTGCGGCAAACGCTATGAAACGGCGACGACAGACTGAGGcggcagaagcggagaaagacgtttcggagaagaaaatagcGAAGAATGCGGAGGCCGCGCCGGGCAAGAAGACGCCGACAGGCACACAGACACCCGGGCCAAGTGGGAAGAGGggaacgaggaaggcgggagagaagaagaaaacgcagggcATGAAGGTCGTCAGTGAGGCCGATCTGGCCAAGACTCTCGTCGATGAATTCGAGGCGTGATatcgaggaaggaaacagagcgcgaaaaagagcaaagcgcgagcaagagagggacagcgagaggatagggaaaggagaggaaagcgaaaagagagaaggaaaacaggagaGTGACGGTATCAGGTCGGGGATCgtagaggagagaaagagggcagatcgaagacgagagaaaacagaaaaggaaaagagggagagaggggaatTCCGGATCTGATGTCCCTAAACGAATATGTTTAGCAAGACAGCATTTGCAGGTGTCTCACACTTCcgttctctcggcttcttcgcgagTCGCAAAAGGTTCTGCAACTTGAGAAAaaccttctccttctccctcttgttctcgcGGTCACCTCGGGGTCGTGCAGGCGCACAGCTCTTGGCCGTTTCTTCTGAACAACGCGCATGCCTGTACGCCttcagacgagagaagctcTCGCTGCGACTTCTTCCACAAACGTCGAAAGCCATATCTGCCCATTTGCACTCCCGACAAAGACTTGCTTCACTGCTCCCCTCTCAAACCCGCGACCACGTTCGCATCGgcatacataaacatatacatatgcatacatatacatacatatacatacatatacatacatatatataaatatacatatacatacataaacatatacatacatatacataaacatatacatatatatatgtatacctGTACTGGTGTGCATATATTTTTGGGGATTTGACCCCAGGAGAAAGCCGGTTACGATATGTGGAGGTGTATTTCGCGTTTACGCAGATCGCTCTGAGGGCATACTGGTGTCGACGTAAACTCATTTATTTAGATGTAGCCAGATATGTATTGTCCAGATTTCGGGGCTGCAGTGAGGCTTCTGCAACAACATGTGGATGCGTCTCGGATTTAAAAGATGACAAGGAAACATATGTTTTGCGTCGTTCACGCACGTTGTACCGTCTTGAGACGCGACAACGGAGAGCAACCGACAAGGAGAAACTCTGTGCCTCCACAGTCCCCCCGCGCTTTTCCCTCCAGCAGGAAAATCTCGTGACGCGCGGCTCTCTGTGCTGTCAAAAACAGCCAGACATCTCCATTCTCACAAGTTATCTCTCCAAATTTAGATGTTCGTttcaacgaggaaaaagggaACTTCGCTATGCGACTGCAAAAAGAAGCCCTGCCTtagttctctctcttgatctCTCGTTGTCTCCAAATTCggtccttccttctttctccctgaaGTGGGTCTATCTTCCCCCTCGTTGTCTATTTCTCAGTTCTTCAGTGGCTGCCgagatttccttctcccaATATAGGCCGAATCAGCTTTCCTCCGCAGGAGCGTCCAAGAGCGCCACGGCCGAAGGCTCTCGGTCCAGCGCCTCCTGTGCCTCCTTCACAGCATCGTGCCTgaggggaaaaagaaagatACACGGAAAACGAGATAAAACTCCGACTCACATACAAGTGCATGGTGCATATCCGTGTTCCCTCTAACCGGGCATATAcgttcatatatatatatatatatatatatatatatataggccGGTATATGTGCGCTCCGGCCACATGCAAAAAGgatcatatatatatatatatatatatatatatgtatatatgtatacttgGGAGTGTTTGCATGGTTGTGTATATCTGTGTCGAGCGTCAGCTAAACGCTGCTGTTGAAAGCATGGGTCGTTTCTGGAAAAAGTCACAGAAGGGTCTGTGAGCGCGTATTTTTGTCTCAAGTTTTTTCTtactgcatgcgcagcttcGTCTCGACGTCCTCCTGGAGGCTCGCTGCGCGAATCGTCGCCCGACAGCCTGACATAAAAaacctcttcgcttctcagaTTCAGCACGGCTCGTTCTCGCAGGAGGGACCTTAGAGAACTCTTTTACACGCTCCTGTCTCTAAAAACGTACGTACATACTTTCCACCCCCCTTGACACCTTGTCTTttgatatacatatatatatatatatatatatagatagatagatatgtcTATGtttatgcatgcatgtgtgtacatacGTATGTTGAGTGACATTGATGTCCACTGATTGATGCGCATATGTGTGTTTATACGGAGATTTGCAGGGACAGATAGATCTagggagagaacgcaggTTCTGTCCTGCAGAGCGGCTGTTCAGGCTGCATGCGGCAGTGGACGTCGTTGGCGGCTGTCccagagaggacgcgagtagcgacgaagaaagcaagagagacggcgaacgCAGAACGCGGTGGAAGCTACAAAAGAGGcgcgaaagacgagaggaagcgaggaaggctcACGCAGGGGCAGTACGAAGCAAAGAGGCacaaaaaggcgaagagcgacgaaagagagaggaagccaCGGAGAGAAGCCATCGAAGAACGAGCGAGGCAACggaccgagaagaaaggaaaactgaagaagggcaggaaaggagaaacgcgcacCTGCGAATGGGCAGGCCACCGAGCCTGGTGCGTTGGAGCGTCGcctgaggaaggagaaagccgATACGGAAATCCGCGAAATCTCAAAGAAAACTGCTGAGAAACGAATCGAACCTCAAACTGTGAAGACGAAAGACCCgagctgtcgagacaccgaACGCTCTCGAAGCGATCTCTGCTGCAGACACCGTTATTGCCCTTTCGGAAAGCAGCGATCTCATCACAtccgagaaacgaagaacaaAGTGCAGTGCGGTTTCTGCGTTGCTCGAGTCCCACACGGGAGAAAGCTGCAAAGAACACGAAAGCGGAGATGACGCGAAGCGcctggggtgtacgtacagcgcAGCGAGGATCGCCTCCTTCTCGAAGACGTGGACGCAGGCTTGGCCGTCGGGCGCGAACctgagagcagagacgacgcagaggaacgcGGAGACAAGCAGTGCAGTTCacctctttgcttcttctgcaacGGCAGCGACACTCAAGAAGTCAAGAAAGGCGACGCTCGCCGATCGACCAGTGCTGCGTTTCGCTTGCAGACTCACCGAGTCGAGACAGGCTCGGTGAATTTCTCCTGAGTTATCGGgcacctgaaaaaaacgaggggGACCTTGAGAAACCGCTTTCGCTCTGCATCTGCCCTtgcgtcctcttcgctctcctcgccgtcgctctctcgcagCTCGACGTCGTCAACCGCAGAGCAGTCAGCAGGCCGGTCCCCGCAgatgcgctgcatgcacgcgggCCGGTCAAGGGAAAATGAAGAAACAAGtcaggaaaaaaacggaagaaaatcaagaaagagcCTCAGAAAGACACCAAGCGAAACGgacgtcttctctcctcacaAACAGGTGCGTCACACCAGAGTGGGCCGCAGTACATGCAAATTTTCAAATACGCGTATACGTCCATCTCACGATTGTGATCCTCTGTCGGCAGATCTGTGAACAACTCTACGTGGACTGCACACCCACAAACTTCTGCGCAGACTTACAGATGCCCATGTGAGCATGCGCAGTGTACATACCGCGAAAAAGGAATGACTCTCTGGGGGTACAGCTGAGTCGAAAGGTGACGGGAgcaggagacacagcgcGGACGACTCTGCCCTGACGTATGTGAAGTTCTCTCTGAGAAGTACCTGGATCATGTTGAAGCAAGGGTCGTTTTCGAGCTTCGCTGCGGGCAACGGTCTGTTCAGCAGGAAGCGGCGTTCAGTTTCTGTTTCCGGAGcctgtgtctttctgccGCGAGCTCTCTTCAACCTTCGTTGGACTCGCGCGACGACGCCGGCGTCAGGCTCTTCGTCATCggcctctcctgcctctgtctgtttttcgagGAAAGGCGCGAAAATCTCCCGTTCCGCTCGCCACAGCTCCTCCGCTGTATGGACAGCCGACGCGATGGCCGCCGCCTCACGTTCTCGCAGCCGCTTTCGTTCTCCccgtcgctcttcttgctGTCGCGTGGACGCGTCCGCGCTGAGGGCCGGCAAGGCGCGCGTCGCTGCAGTGatgtgtacgtacacccgaaaaCGCAGGCGCAGGCTGGCGAAGCGCGACCAGTGAAGACGCAGTGGAAGACCGCACCGGAGGAGCCGAGAGTCGCCGACgcaagaggagacgcgagcacagagagaggggaaccTCCGGAGCAatggaaacagagacgacacACAGGGCGCGCGGCTGAGACGCGCCAGAGGGAGGCGCGGCGGACTGCTCGGTGTACGTCCACCCCAGCCTCGGCGCGTGGATACGGAGAAGggcaagaagacgagagaggcggcagacagAGGCCGCCGaggccgcagagagaagtggGTGAAtaggagaagcgaggaagacaacAGATGAGTGCAGATGCCAGAGAATCAGCACAGACCGCGAAATCCGACGACGAAGCAGGCAAGCAGAGGTGAAGGGACTTCTTTTGTGTGTTTGGCAAAggcgaactgcatgcgccggacTCACCATAGACAGCCATGCGCCGCAGAGTCCTTTGCAGGAAGTCTCGCGCTCGGTTCAACTCGGTCTGAAGCTGCGGACCCagttcctcgacttcctgcatgcgcaaggcAAAATTcgaggaagatgaggaaaAAGCAAGAAGTGAGAATCGAAGGACAGGCGCGACgcgcgagaaaggcgcgagTCGATTACGAGAAACCGAGTCTGCCTGGAGAGAGGGGGAGGCAAGGAGACATGCAGGGCCTTGGGGActcgcagaaaaacgagtaCTTGAAACAGAGTGGCGAATGTGGAGGACGTTTGAATCCTATAAAAGCCGTTGAACATTTTAAGGATAAAATCATGGCCAGCAAGCATCCAtatcctctctctccagcctcactcttcgttgtctcgtcgcctctttgtgtttctcccttgtttcaagaagacagagaagacaacagtgtgggagacgagaggacgCGAAGGATTTCTTTCGCGGTCTTTGCGAACGCGCGCCTGGACGAGAGTCGGTGGTTTacgcgcgtttttctctggaaacTTGCCTTTCCCAGCAACCATTTCCTCTGACGGCACTCACCGCGAGAGTTTCTCTAGAGCACcctccttcatcttctgcGGCATGCACCACCGCAGCGGCCAGCTCCTCGGaggtctcctcgttctcggCAGTCGTCATTTCGCGTAAGGGGgctcagagagaagaagagagacgaggaggagagaaagagaagaggaggaaacgtagagagatagatgggagacaggagggagaaatagagaagcagcgaggaagactaagaggaaaacaagactccggaagagaagggaaggaacagagcgagacgagaaacaacagagagatgaagagaaagaagaagaggagggaggcacacagacacaaacgcgaggcgacagagatTAACCGAGATGCcgcgacgagaagcagacggcaGGGGGCGCCttaggaagaagaaaaagaagaaaagacgcgtGGACTGGAGCTGAATagaagtgaagaaagagaagaaaggaaaacgcaggccgagagcgagagaagagacagcgagaaggaaagcgttGAGAGTGTGTCTGGGCGCGCGAATTCTGGGGAGTGAAACGACCAAGGGAGGAGTGGAGGAAAATTCGCTTCCACGAAGAACAGTTTCAAGACGGAGAGAACCTGAGGAAGGATGCAATCAGAAGCGCATGGCAGGTTCAATTGACGACGGAAAAATGCTCTTTTTACAGATCGTTTGCAGAGCAGTTGACaagacacaagagagagtttggagacgagagaaagaacgcggcttgtctcctgtctccggcgcctcttctcagcttttctctcccctcgtccTTGGCTATTGGAGAAGTCTGCCTAGAAGAAAACTGACGAGAAACTCGCTCTCGAAAGGCGAAACCTTCGAGAGCTCCTCAAACTCCGAAACCAGGACGGCCGCCAGCAAGCGCAgcgagtgtctgtacactcggGAAGAGCGCTGTCCCTGCAGACATTCGAAGGTTCAGAAGGCGTTCCAACAAGCACAAAAGTGAGGACGAAAGGCGGTTGCGCAGGCTGACGCAAGAAGACGGgtgttcctcttccttccgaAACTCGGCGTTCCGTTCCTGCGCTTTCTTTAGAGTCACGGTTCCGTcctcgactgcatgcaagcgcatgcgtcgactgAGTCGCCGTCCAGGTGTGCACAGGTGGGTTCGTCTGTCAGGGGCAACAAAACTATTTCAAAACGCTTTTTCTCACTCACTCTCCGGAAGCGCCTGTGTCGTCGTTGCTTCGTCCGTGgactcgcctctctctttcttcagaaagcgacgaggagTGAACTCTTCCCTCCTGCTGTCCGAGCCGCCGCGACTCAAACGGGAGGCGCGGGGAGACTACTCTTCGATCTTTTGACAAGCCTCGACGCTGAGCTGTGCTGCTTTCGCTTTAAACAAGCGTTTCTgcccgagaaggcgaggtcCAGCCGGCGGCAGTCTTCCCCTTGTCGCTGCTTTTCCGTTGCGTTCTGTGCGCCGTGGAATATGTCTGCGAGTTCGACGGCTGCGCGGTCGCGACgtttcgagagagaaacgcgagaaaggcgCATTCCCTTCGCCTCGTATGCTGACGAACTTTGCcacttttcctctttgctgCGCTTCTGCCGGCCGGAGCCGAGGCCGCCGTGCATGTCAGGGcccaggtgtacgtacactggCGGCGCTGCAGTGGCGAAACGCTTTCAAAACAGACCAGTTTTTCTCGTGTGAAAGCCTTGGGACACCGATCCTGAGCTTGTTTCGTTGGGCATTCAACTcagcctttctctcgcgtgcTGTCGAACGAAAACGCGGCACCTTCAGCAGCCTTTTTCCCCCGCGCTCGCGCGCCTGTCTTCAGTCTCccgttcctctttttctcgcttctccacgcAGAAGGAACGTTTCTCTCCGAGaatttcgtctctttcttccgctATTCCagatttcgttcaaagagAACGTCTCATGTgcctgcttcgcctttctttttcctgtgtcTACTGTGTGTCTCGGTGTGAATCGCTGTTGCCTAcgctctctcccttgtctctctgttgcgagtttctttctctaactccttcccttttcttttctaCAAGCCCCGATCTGTCCTTCTTCAGCATGCGCTCCTTTGTGCGTCTTTTGTAgtcctttcctctgcctctgccctGACCCTCTCCGagtctttcgcttctcggcCTCTGTTCCCTCTCCTGTGCATCTGCCTCTGTATGTCCCCCCTGTTTTAGCAATgtcgccgtctccctctctgcccGAGAGCTCCAACGCATGCAATGGAGTCTCTGAAGAGCTGGGCGgtcctcctccctcctcgGCCGCCTCCTCGGCCTGCCCTCCCcagtctgcttctccctcgctctttcctgcttcctcCGAAAGCCGTGAGGAAGCGCCTGTCGTTCGATGCAGACACCTGCGCTACTCATACCAGGTCCCGTCGCGGCAGCGGCCTCTCAGCAcggagtgtacagacagctgccAGTTGCTGCCGCCGAGCGGGGTCTGTCTGAGCACCGAGTTTCTCGACTCCATggctctcgctgcttcttccgtcGACGCCGAAGGAACGACGTccgcaggagagagaggcgctcgACAGggcagaggcgaggaaaaccGAGGAGCGGGAGgacatggagaagaagggagagaaagggaagaagcgggaggacagagagagtaTCAGCTGTTCGACGTATCGCTGGAAATCCCCAAGGGTGCGAGAGTCGTCGTCATTGGAAGCAACGGAGCAGGGAAGAGCACTCTCCTCAACATCCTGGGGGGCAAAATGGTAGGCAAGATatccagagaagaacaggccGGGAGGGGGAGGCGCAGCAAAGgagcgaggacgagacaaagcgagacacaggaggagaaaagagaagcgagaagagaagcgcacACACCACGGGGAGTAGAAGAtaaagaagggagaggaaagacctGAAGAGtcaaggaaggaaggaaggagaagcgaagaagaagtaACAGAGGacaagggaaggagagggcaGGATGGAAGGAACGaccagcgaagaggaggagtcTGGTTGTCCCGGTGTGTGGTGtcggagagcgagaggtcAGGGAAGTTCTTGGAAAGCGGAACAtgtcttgttttctcctATCTTTTGACGCAGTTTCCGCTTCGATTCTTGGTCGCAAAAGAAAGGCGCTTGTCTCTTGATGGCTTCGGTCGACTTTCCTTCTCTATGTTGCGTACGTGAAGAGATCCGAGCGGAGCCAGTAGCTTTTTGGGATTTGGAgagactgtctctgcgccGTCGTTTTCGACGCTCCTcacgttttctgtctcttccttttcaaattgtttccgtcttcgtcttgtcAGCTCATCCCAGAAGGAATGGCTTTCGTGCTCGGTCGCCCTGCGTTCCACGACGTATCCCTCGGCCGCGACGTCGTCTGTCTGAGCGAATGGTGGAAAGGAGGTGAGTGGCGTCTGGACGCCGACAGGGCGCTCCATCTCGCCAGCGTCTCTGCGTAACTATTTCAGGTCATCCACCTCGACGGCTCGGTGCGTCTCTGCCCACCACACCTCAAGTATGCCTCCCCATATACACGCGAaaatctgcatgcgcgcctgtgtgtctccacacTGGTAAACGATGCAGTCGTACAGGCAGACGTTCACGGGTGTCTGGACCTCTGGCGCtggcggagaaaaaagcggagaaaaagacagagaaaaatgcagagaagaaggcacagaaaaaagaggagaaaaagaggtcGTGTCTGTGCATCTCCTTGGCCTGGCCTGCCCGAGTGTCTGCGCAGCCTCCCGACTTtattttgttttttttcgcagacTTCGCTCTGGATGTACCGCTGTACGACCTCGTCGGTCCCGTCGTCGAGGCCCATATTcaggagaagatggagaagaagcgcgacgcttctctcgcgccaGACCAGGCAGAGTGTCGTCGCCCTCGCGGCTTCTGGAGTCGTCTCTTCTACGACGAAGGCTTGTTCTCGCCGCTCCCCTGctgttcttcgtcgtctgcgtcttcgcctgcgtcggcgtctgcgtcggcgTCTGCGACTGCAGGAGAGGGTGAACGTGAGAGACTGGGCGAGGAGGAGTGCGTCGTGAGTCGCGTCCGACGGCTGGTGACTCTGCTGGGAGTCGACATGCGCTGGCGAATCGCGCGGATAAGTgacggcgagagacgcagatgcCAGTTGCTCGCAGCTCTCTGTGAACCGAGGAAAGTGTACATTCTCGACGAGGCTACGAGCGACCTCGACCTCGTCTCCCGAGAGGGCCTTCTCCGgtgagaaaaagggaagaaacgcgacctctcttctctggatcctcttttctctctctctccagctgctcTCCACTGCCTCGACTGTCTCCCTACTGAGTgtcgtgttttctctttgacctcactctctcctcacgtcgctctcctctgaGAGTCCCTTCCGtattcctcctctcttctccctcttctccttcttctcctacctcttctccttcttctcctccttcttctcctccttctccttcttctcctccttgtacttctctttcttctcctgcctcttctctttcgtcccttccttcttctctttcttcttctccttcttctcctgcttctcctccttcttctcttcttctctatcTGCGTTTTATCcctcttcccttcctgtcTTGCCTGTGTGGACCTGTCTCCAGCCTTCTGCTGCATGAGTCGTCGCGCCGTGGTGCGACTGTGCTCTACTCCACGCATATTTTCGACGGCCTCGATGAGTGGGCGACGCACCTTCTCTACATGCGAAAGGGAAGACTTCATCTCTACCGGCCTCTCTCTGAGCTCCCGGCGTGAGTTCCAAataggtgcatgcagtcgcctCTAGAAGGTGCCATGCGTCTGACCTGGGGGGCAGAGGCCGACGTGAGACTAGACTTGAACAAAACGACTCATGTTTATTTACGCGTGGTTTCGCATATCCGAa from the Toxoplasma gondii ME49 chromosome IX, whole genome shotgun sequence genome contains:
- a CDS encoding hypothetical protein (encoded by transcript TGME49_305760) yields the protein MTTAENEETSEELAAAVVHAAEDEGGCSRETLAEVEELGPQLQTELNRARDFLQRTLRRMAVYATRALPALSADASTRQQEERRGERKRLREREAAAIASAVHTAEELWRAEREIFAPFLEKQTEAGEADDEEPDAGVVARVQRRLKRARGRKTQAPETETERRFLLNRPLPAAKLENDPCFNMIQRICGDRPADCSAVDDVELRESDGEESEEDARADAERKRFLKVPLVFFRCPITQEKFTEPVSTRFAPDGQACVHVFEKEAILAALRRSNAPGSVACPFAGCRATIRAASLQEDVETKLRMQHDAVKEAQEALDREPSAVALLDAPAEES
- a CDS encoding ABC transporter, ATP-binding domain-containing protein (encoded by transcript TGME49_305770), producing MSPSPSLPESSNACNGVSEELGGPPPSSAASSACPPQSASPSLFPASSESREEAPVVRCRHLRYSYQVPSRQRPLSTECTDSCQLLPPSGVCLSTEFLDSMALAASSVDAEGTTSAGERGARQGRGEENRGAGGHGEEGREREEAGGQREYQLFDVSLEIPKGARVVVIGSNGAGKSTLLNILGGKMLIPEGMAFVLGRPAFHDVSLGRDVVCLSEWWKGDFALDVPLYDLVGPVVEAHIQEKMEKKRDASLAPDQAECRRPRGFWSRLFYDEGLFSPLPCCSSSSASSPASASASASATAGEGERERLGEEECVVSRVRRLVTLLGVDMRWRIARISDGERRRCQLLAALCEPRKVYILDEATSDLDLVSREGLLRLLLHESSRRGATVLYSTHIFDGLDEWATHLLYMRKGRLHLYRPLSELPALEELRRSGHSAPLYALARQWLFEEWQHQPQLLALQRL
- a CDS encoding nucleolar gtp-binding protein 2, putative (encoded by transcript TGME49_305750); the protein is MGKKSQGLKKAGHKAAHLPAFQRGSSSTNPDRKLPDNKKKGFYRSKSTIKLLNLYKSKPQQGKEPQPTAPARIQPDRRWFGNTRVIDQSKLSLFREALSQADNNPYSVVLKRSKLPLSLLAPSAPGRTEHFDEGGQETSTVPQTRGSAILSLQSFSDTFGDKRTRKRPQLQASDLGELARQAERRQASFQEGRGGAGGEDEGDETAFSRDDPRGQDSGDETAAASEKIFKKGTSRRIWGELYKVIDSSDVIVQVVDARDPLGTRCFRVEKYLRSHKQSKHMILVLNKIDLIPSQVARIWVRRFSKELPTLPFQAKKQEKAAGRLQLFQLLRQYVQLMSDRKHVSVGFIGYPNVGKSSIINALRSKQVCRAAPIPGETRVWQYVALTKRLYLIDCPGIVPASASISDSLRVIRGVVRPERIACPEEHIDEVLQRVQEESIRARYSLPDACKWTDSESFLAVLAKKKGKLLKGGEPDISTAARIVLYDLQRGRLPYYVPPPVDPNAPEEESGDENKGKKRDRENREDEEDGEGGDEGEEGDEEEDNGEEESAGPPGKKESSAANAMKRRRQTEAAEAEKDVSEKKIAKNAEAAPGKKTPTGTQTPGPSGKRGTRKAGEKKKTQGMKVVSEADLAKTLVDEFEA